CACTACAATACGTCTTTGACTTAATTTGATTAGAAAGTCAACTAATTTATGACATGCGTGTATCATGTACGGTAAACAATAgatataaaaattcaaaaatgtatatTAGTAAAATGTAATAATAAAAAGATAATCTAAATCTGTGATATATAAGCGGCCAGCTCTTGACTttgatgaaaaaaaaaatggaattaTTTATGTTTATTAAAATTGCTTCATCTAACTTTATGAAAGAACTTATTTTGATCATACCTCACATATGATATATAGTGAACAAATGTAGACcattcaatgatatcaaaatatTAGTCCTTTAATGCATTCATGATTTGCACACAAGAAATGGTAGCAAATTCTGTTCATAAATATAAAGCCTTTCCAATACCATAGCAAAAACGTTTTAACCTACTAAAAAAACAAAACGTATATTTCAAATTATTGAATCTACACTGCTAATTGAGGCTTATCAAACCTAAATTGCATTTAGCATTCAGAGTTCCGTGACTCGAGGTGAGTCACGCGAGTCACGCGAGTCAACGGGCCGGGTGACCCCTATCGGGTCACGATGACCCTGACCCGGGCTCGGACGGGTCAGGGGGCGTGACTCGCCTGACTCGTCGAGTCAGCGAGTCACTCCCTGACTCGCCGAGTCTGAGGGTCATGACCCGGCCAGAGTCCCTTAAAACAGtgcagtaaaaaaaaaaaaaaaaaaaaaacataacattttttaatgattttttggccttgtggggcgctgcccctcgaccccgccctgtatcgcgacaaggaacacgcaaggggcgctgccccttgacaccgcaaggggcgatgccccttgaccccaacttgggggcactgcccccaaacccccgttgaaaaatatagggggaaaccgcgccgatagaagtagggaaaatctaacctacgactctgattaggctccatataacaacacaacttggaaatcttggtaattggtatttagatttagtatttcaaatatcctatagtctcatttgacaatgtaattcttatactgtaatagtgtcatacatcttttcaaaactagtttttcaagtactatatgtatatgtataactatatcagcaccaccaccctgcCACCCCCCCGTCGCCgtccccctgtcgtccccaaacttaggcccttggtccccccgtcctggAAACGCATCCCctcgtccccaacgcccgtggaacactggaaaaataggaagccatagttttgcaaccagctgagaggaagaggtaaaaagcttgcacaaatcacattggggcaacACTACAGTCcgattggctcactgagtccaccgatccagtcttcactaatgaggaccttgagtgggttgaccaggcagacagaaaggctgaggctgtggctatggcagaggaggaggatagagcacgatcaggcacaACACCTATGGCTGCTCAGACTAgcacatcacaggcagagactatggctactcagtcatccaggacctaccttagacgcctttctaggaggcagatagacgaggctgagccagagcctaagccatagacttgtttttgtttacacttgagggttacatatatgtttgggaacatttgaagtcatggattttatatatattggacaacatttataactctatatatctatgttttctaattccttcaactacaatttacatttctacgcatgtgatggatgtatgtttatgtatgtgatcaaattagcttctatttgatgatgttatagtgtctttaagcttaattcaataatgggtgtatgaaacaagttttaaatcgttaaaaatctctaaatttcaagggttttcttattttgccgagtccgagccgagtcacgagtcgagtcagccttgccaagtcagagccgagtccgagtctgggaactttgttTTCGACTGACACAAACCACATTATTAATTTCGTTGCATAACCTTATTTTGATTAATCAAATGCATATCGTGAAGACTCGGACATTTATTTTCAAAATCACTCTTCTTGTATGGCCCAATTTTCTCTATTCACTAGAACAAATGCTAAGTGTGCATTCTGAAATTGGGCTTAATAGAGAACAGTATCACCTGTCTTGTAATGTTCATAAATGTGAAATTTGGGTGTTCGATTTAATGGAAGGCAATCTTAAAATGCTTATACATTTCAAAGAGACATCTACAATTGCACTAACAAATCAATAAGTGATTCAACAAAATCATGTTCATGGGCCACAATAATAGCAACTGTAAAAGATTGGCTAAACCCGAATTCCTAGATCATAATGCCATAAAAAGTGGAAAAAGCATACAGATTGAAACGGTTCATTCCCCAAGTGTTAACTATTATATGATATAGGGTCCATCGTTAAGAAAAGATGCTATAACAAACAAATTGCCTTGACTCTAAATTTTCCTAAATGATACTTAGACATGCAACTAAAGTGGTGTCCCACTGGCTACAATATTTCCTGATCCAAGAAGCTCCTAGACCTAAGCAGTGAAACTAAAGCAAACCTTTATCAATGGAACCTGACGGAACCATGCATGCTAGCTTTATGATTCTTTTTACCAGTCACCACTCAACATGAACCCATTATTGCCAAGTCCAATAATAGCATGACTGCATTGCACCATTGTATTGACCATCTCATGATTGCTATAAAAGAATAGAAGTTCAATTCCACCTAGCATCATAGGTTAGAATAGATTCTGCAAAACCTAGACAATGAAATATAAATATTTCATGAGTTGATGGAATCAATTCCACCTAGCATAATAGTTTAAAAAGATTATCAAAACCTCATCAATAGAGTATAAGAATCACATTAGATGAGGGATCTAGTCTCTAGTGATTTGTAAAGACCTGAATTGTCAAAATCTATATAAAATTAACATCATGACGTTATAAGGTGCCACCCAGTGCAAGCAGATTGTTAGAGTACATGTATAACTTGGAAGACAGCCATATGTATTACCAAAAGTTTGTTCAAATTTAATATGTTCATACACGCATGAGAAATCCCTGAACTTCAATGGGGCATTTGAACCATTCCATTAAAAAAAACCTAACTTAAACAAGTTGTAATGAACTAAGCTTCATATCTATAGTAATAATTTGACTTCTATGTGTGCTCATGCTTCAATTGAATTCTGTTGAACACTGCACTCTACAACATGAACACATTTaaatattgtgaatcttgaagtTCAGCATACCTTTGTACCAATAGACCTCATAACCTGGATGCAAACTTTTAATAGACGTTGGTTCTGTCTTGACAAAAAATAAGATGATAACGGCCaataataaaaacaattttttttgttaaaggGTTATAAAATGGTTATATACAGTACATCTTATGTTGAGTTACTactgattttttttctttaaattactAATCAGGAGAAATACTATTAGATTAAATTTGGTTTCCATCCAACGAAAGGAGCAATGGACAGATTTCATATGGCAAGGGATATTTTTATTTCAAACAATCAATAaaattttcatttcttttgttaCCTTTTGAGTAGGACATGATTTTACCTGATGTTCAAAACAAGGTCCCATATAAAGACGATGGATTAAAttagaaagaacaaaaccatcaaTTTAGAGTTATACTGAGCCTGAATCACCCAAATTGGTCATGTATTTCTAATTTACTCATTTTACGCATTCTTGCTTTGGTATTTCTATTAACAATGAGCAGTGGGGTTGATAATCACCATCATGCGGTCCTGTGTCAAGGGACCATAAATACCATAACGGTCAAGAATTCCTAGGGAAGGTAACCTAGAATCACTGCAACTAGATCCATGAAAGTTAAAAATTGAAACTACGATTCACAGAGAAAAGTCCTGTAGGTttacaaacaaaataaaaatttaacgACCAGCAATGAAATATGGACTTACACTCACTGTGTGAAGTTGAGGTATAAGAAGTAACTAGAGCATAAAATGCTTTCTAGAAGCAAAAATAATGCACCTAGGTCATGTATAATCATATGATTCATatctcaatttttttcaaaattttcttctatTGTATATGGCCACCATTTGATCAACAATGTATTTGTTAACATCATAGTATATCACCTTGAGACATGCATAGACCTTCAAAACACTAGCATACTTGGCCAATAATGACCAATAACTGAAGCATAAGACTTGCAAAAGACTGTACAAATCAGAAACGAAGTTCTCAAAAGAATGCCAATCATGTAAATCTCTAGacatgaaagaaagaaaaaaaaattgaaatctctTGTACTTGTGCAATGTAAAAGCATATGCTGGTCTGTCCATTGCACAACATAAAATTAACACTGGGACCAAAAGGCAAATCTGGTTCCAATTACCAATAGTACTGCAAATTTAAATTGTTTTAATGGAAAATTACAGTTTCAATGGGAAATAGTTACATATCCAGTGTGCAAAGCTGTTTTTTCTTCCAAAAGTTCTAATCTATTTTTGTGCCCGAGTGCTTTAATTCTAAAGTATCCAACAGTAAAGTCTGAGTCCAGTAAGCACAAGCCAAGTTATGAACAGCCAAAGCGCCACACAAAAtgtcaagaaagaaagaaattattaattatattaaaatcTAAAGATGACAGTTGTCCTTCACGGAAGACATATAATAAATGTGCCAAAACCATGTCCAGGATAAATACAAAAATCCATCTTCCCCCTGCCTGCTCCTTCCCCTTGTATTTATCACTCAGTAGATCTTCAAGCCTAACAATGGTTATACGTCTAAAAAACACCATCAGTCCGTAGAGAGGTTGCACGGTTGTTTCAATTCTTTGTTAGTTCTATGGTATGGTAGTTAAGTTTGTTTGATGGAATGCAAAAAGTAAAACTTGAAAGACAACTGACTGTGACCTGTAAGTATCAACCACAGTTTGGCAATATCAAATATGTTCATAAGCACATGAAATTCCTGGACTTCAATGGGGAATTTACTTATATGAAATTAAACCATACTAAATAATAAAAACCAAAAGTGACTTAACTAAGTTTTCCCAAAATAAGCTTCAGACATATACTATTTACTAAGAATTTGGTTTATGTGTGTGCTTATATTTTCGGTGAAATCTCGTGGTCAACTTGTATTCTACAACATGAACTATCATTGAAACCTTTTAAATTCTTAAACTGACCACAGCGTTGTGCCTAAGAGGCATAGTAACTTGGATGCAACTTTTGAATTGCTGTTActtctttctcaacaaaaaataatAGCATAAACGCTATGAATAAGAGCACCACGTCTTTTGTTAGAGAACCATGAAACGATTAGATAAAATGCACTTCACATTGATTTCCCACAGATTTTCTCTTGATTGGTAACCAGGAGAAAGAAAAGATAATAGATTAAAGTTGATTTACTATCCAAGAAGAGGAGCAATGGACCACTTTCAAATGGCAAGGGCTACTTTCTTGCAAACATTCAATATAGTTTTCATTTCTTTTGTAGaccattattaaaaaataaaatcttatAAACAGATGTTAGATTAAATAGAAATTATAAGAACAAAACATTGAATTACAGATATATTATAACTGAATCGTCCAAATTGGCCCAGTATTTATTTCAAACGATATAAAAAAACTCTCTAGGGAAAATGAACATTTTCTAATTCAAATATATATGACTTTGTCCATTCTTGCCATGGTATTTTTACAAGCAATGAGCCATGGGATTGATAAGCGCTATCATCCAGTCCTGTGTCAAGGCACCATACATACCATGACATTCAAGAATTCCTAAAGAGGGAAACCTATAATCATTGAAAACGGATCTATGAAAATTGAAAGTTGAGACTATGCATTTATGGACAAAGTGCTGTagcttcacaaataaaatacaattttaacaACACAAACTTATGATCACTATGTGAAGTTGAAGCACGGGAAGAAAGTAATTAAAACAAAAGATGCTGTCTACAAGTGCAAACGGTGCTCCTCGGTCAGTTCTTATTCATTTCTAAGTTCTTCACAAAAATAATTACTGTTTGACTggcattgtattttttttttgaaatcataataatataatatatctccCAAGGGGAGATGAATATACATTCAAACTTCTGGCTTATTTGATGACAGATTAAATGCAGCAGAAGACTCACAAAAGATTGCAAGAATCAGAAACAATATCATCAAAATTGTTCCAAAATTACAAATTTAACCATGGGCATATGAtggaaaacaaaaatcaaataaattTCAAAAGTCGATATCTCTTGTATTCATGAAATGTAAAAGCATACACTACTACTGCCATTGCACTACATATGAAAACATTACCAAAGGGAAAATCTGATTCCACTTAGCAGTGGTGCTCCCAATTGATTGGTTGACAAGGAAATTAAAGATTCCCTGGCATCTTATTCATAAGAAGTAGTTGTATATCCATTGTGGAAAATTGATTTCTTTCCTAAACTTCTAATGTATTTTTCTGCCCAAGTCCAATAAGCACAAGCCAAGTTATCAACAGCCAAAGTGCCACACAAACCATCAAGATTGATTTACAAAAATGTAAACAAGAAAGAAGTTCAACAGCTCTCCCACAATGACAAAAGCATTTTAAGGAAAATAAACCAAAGATTTATCTAAACCATGTGCAGGTTAAATATTGAAATCACTCCTGCGCTCTCGGGCTCGCTCTCTCTAACTTTATTTATCATAATGGTAGCATTTCCAAGCCAAACAATACATATAGGTTTAAAAAACACCACCAGTCCATAGAGAGGTCCCATGGCTATATGAGATCACATATGGGCTACCTGGTTTAAGGTTAGATCAGGCACTAACCCCTCATAAATTTTCAGACAAGATGATTTAAATTCCGGTTTCAGGCAGCTGCTTTTAAACCACGTGCATTAATAATGCAGCTATTGAAACCACTTGATAAATTTGAAGAGACGCAAGTTAGTTCGTGTTCCCCTTTCAATACTAAATCAAATCGATCTCCTCAAATCAGCACAAGCCAAGGAAAACAACAGAAAACATGTCCTTGCAAATATTCACAATTGTGATTAACAAGTATATAAAGGCAGGTTTGCACTTCAGCCCTGAGTCTCACCATAGATATTTAAATAAGTGATATAATAGGAAACGAGGGCATCCGCTTGATCGATTCAATCACTTGTACTCAAAGCACAGAGAATTGATCACAGAAAACAGGAAACAGGCGGTGGAATCATAACGAATATGAAGCTTAAAAAGGCTACCCATCCTCAGAAACGTATTTCAGTTCCAGTTTAAATTTACTCGTCACGCCCTATCAAACCCTTAAGTTACATCCAAACAAAACCCTAAATGATTGAGTCTCTGATTAATAGACCCTACAAACCGTTCAATAATACAGAAAAGTAAAGAAATGAACATATCGAAAGCACTCACTCCAATACGTCCAGCAGAGAGGTAAGACATGCTCATTTCAGTCTGCACAAACTCCTTATCTGCAGCAATCGTCTTCACAGCTGCCAATCCCATCATACTCGCAATCATTGCCACCGCCCCTCCATGCAAAGTATTATATCTGTTCTGATGGAGTGGACAAAATATTTATCAATAAAACAGTCGCCCTGACATGTATGTCATTTAACCCAAAACTTTTGAGGTACTCGAGATAGCTACCGTGAGGGAGGGCTTAATTGCGAGGGTGGAAAGGACCAGGCCAGTCTCGACACGATCTACTTTCAAATGACGGAGAATTAGCATCTGTTTGAAACCCTTTTCATGAGATTCGGGCGGAAAAGAAACAGCTGAACGAATAAAATCAAGTCGTTTAATGGCTGCAAATTGCGGTGGGACTTGCGGGTCGATGTCCAGTAAAGACAGAACGGGATCCATTGGATTTACAAATTATTGTTAAGCAGGAGTAGAACAACTCCGTTCTTGATATAAGTTAAAAAACGTTCATATAATTCTAGCATAGATGAATAGGGCtgtagctattttggctccaaacgGCATGCCTCCATATGATGCCaaaggcataccattcaagtatGGCAGGTCCATGAGAGCGACATTCTTGGGATCCACAGATGACATGGAATTCCTCGCCGCTGCGATGACGTGGATGATGTTGTCGTTTTGCATTTGACGGAAAAGCTTGCTCGCGGTTAACACTTTCCCGGCCATTGTCACCGCGATGTGACAGTTACATCGAGCGAGGCGGTCAACAGACCGTCGACCAAGCGTTTTACATTTTCGATGACCGCCAATTTCGATTTTGCCACGTGGCAATTTTTTTTGGCTAACCCGCTTTATTGTGTCGACGAGTCGACTAACATGACTAACATCGGGCGGCGGTCACATGTTATGGGCACAgttttcaattcttttttttttaaagtttgaatgaaaactcgatttcgcaaaaattgaaaatatatttcgtcCAATAGTTGCATGCAGAACGCAGTGGTGGAGGCGAAACAAAATATTCGACCGTGGAAATTCAGGCTGTAAATTCATGTGCCCTGTTGAATCACTGAGCGAAGGAGCTGCgcttcaattgtagttataggtatgcattcttAAAATATGCGTGGCTCCGAAGGGGAGGAGAAAAGTCGACCACATGCATAACCCAAGTTGTCTGGGTATATTGTTAGTCGTATTGTTATCCCCTGTTAACATGCGGGGtttttttcatgtgcagggaggaggtatcgAAGCGTACAGGGGGTGGtacgattgaagattgttgtgtagggttatggcggcatcagtaaattcaaaccctaatagaTAAAGATAGTTTTATGATTCTTTCATCAACCCAGtgtttgaaattgtaaatttttatatcatttttgtatcgcagaggtggttgtgagtgtgccctcAGGAGGTGTGAAGAGGAcaacgatttgggtggaggcttaggcggctgtggtaatttgaaaccctaagacattcaataatttcttttttattttgtgtTATGTCCATgtaaattaggcatcattttgcagcatggtcATGTCAGGATACCAAGGTTTCCTGTTTG
The nucleotide sequence above comes from Cryptomeria japonica chromosome 11, Sugi_1.0, whole genome shotgun sequence. Encoded proteins:
- the LOC131038154 gene encoding uncharacterized protein LOC131038154 isoform X4; this encodes MDPVLSLLDIDPQVPPQFAAIKRLDFIRSAVSFPPESHEKGFKQMLILRHLKVDRVETGLVLSTLAIKPSLTNRYNTLHGGAVAMIASMMGLAAVKTIAADKEFVQTEMSMSYLSAGRIGVLQNLF
- the LOC131038154 gene encoding uncharacterized protein LOC131038154 isoform X2, coding for MDPVLSLLDIDPQVPPQFAAIKRLDFIRSAVSFPPESHEKGFKQMLILRHLKVDRVETGLVLSTLAIKPSLTNRYNTLHGGAVAMIASMMGLAAVKTIAADKEFVQTEMSMSYLSAGRIGTLLLDTLELKHSGTKID
- the LOC131038154 gene encoding uncharacterized protein LOC131038154 isoform X3, producing MDPVLSLLDIDPQVPPQFAAIKRLDFIRSAVSFPPESHEKGFKQMLILRHLKVDRVETGLVLSTLAIKPSLTNRYNTLHGGAVAMIASMMGLAAVKTIAADKEFVQTEMSMSYLSAGRIGDWMIALINPMAHCL
- the LOC131038154 gene encoding uncharacterized protein LOC131038154 isoform X1 — its product is MDPVLSLLDIDPQVPPQFAAIKRLDFIRSAVSFPPESHEKGFKQMLILRHLKVDRVETGLVLSTLAIKPSLTNRYNTLHGGAVAMIASMMGLAAVKTIAADKEFVQTEMSMSYLSAGRIGVELEVEAKVLRFGKSVAITSIVIRDKETKQLTHQGRCSFYNMPTSHL